A genomic region of Pelodiscus sinensis isolate JC-2024 chromosome 1, ASM4963464v1, whole genome shotgun sequence contains the following coding sequences:
- the NFKBIZ gene encoding NF-kappa-B inhibitor zeta isoform X2 produces MIVDSSSSSSSWEAPADGDSSSMSSPLNLAFFYGASPYSSSESSCSPAPSAPGSPGSDSELSVSSCGGDGWRRDSLDSPRHAPQAEHHMGGGKQHRGPFQGAQPRLNYEQFTELKNILAHSGKRKAHEPFSDGPSYKRPATFHSHFLTPPQTPTSMDNMEDAHKNEPKHDNSSDMLQNIMNIKNESNPVSLHTVQVSWLNTIPNHSSPREQYQDIQGAQAFSPSEKYQAFPANSPQQMLDSPQNYQFSSSQTQDLSQNCNQDSLLEYRPFSGNDQSPTYQQNNLEIHELQYCPTQSFASLLNDSEGSENILNCLQPLSTAHQQSDINTHTQNFSLAPNNSCSSLGHSSSLATLNVSLQHQGIVRSTAQLGKSFFQWQVEQEENKLANISQEQILTKDCDGDTFLHIAVAQGRRALSYVLARKMVALQMLDIKEHNGQSAFQVAVAANQHLIVQDLVSLGAQVNTTDCWGRTPLHVCAEKGHSQVLQAIQKGAIGSSQYVDLEATNYDGLTALHCAVLAHNAVVHELRNSQPPHSPEVQELLLKNKSLVDTIKTLIQMGTSVEAKDRKSGRSALHLAAEEANLELIRLFLDQPNCLSFVNAKAYNGNTALHVAASLQYRVTQLDAVRLLMRKGADPSARNLENEQPVHLVPDGPVGEQIRRILKGKAVQQRASPY; encoded by the exons ATGATcgtggacagcagcagcagcagcagcagctgggaggcgCCGGCCGACGGCGACTCCAGCTCCATGAGCAGCCCCCTCAACCTGGCTTTTTTCTATGGCGCCTCCCCCTACTCCAGCAGCGAAAGCAGCTGCTCGCCCGCTCCCTCCGCCCCGGGCTCGCCCGGCTCCGACTCGGAGCTGTCCGTCAGCAGCTGCGGGGGCGACGGCTGGAGGAGGGACTCCCTGGACAGCCCGCGCCATGCCCCGCAAG CCGAACACCACATGGGGGGAGGAAAGCAGCACAGAGGACCTTTCCAAGGG GCACAACCAAGGCTGAACTACGAACAGTTTACAG agttGAAGAACATACTTGCTCATAGTGGTAAAAGAAAGGCTCATGAGCCTTTCTCTGATGGACCCAGCTACAAAAGACCAGCTACTTTCCACTCTCACTTCTTG ACACCACCACAAACACCAACCTCTATGGATAACATGGAGGATGCTCATAAAAATGAACCAAAACATGATAACTCTTCTGACATGCTTCAAAACATTATGAATATTAAGAATGAGTCGAATCCTGTTTCTCTGCACACAGTGCAGGTCAGCTGGCTGAACACCATACCTAACCATAGCTCACCAAGGGAACAATATCAGGATATCCAAGGAGCACAGGCTTTCTCTCCGTCTGAGAAGTACCAAGCTTTCCCAGCCAATAGCCCCCAACAAATGTTGGATTCACCCCAGAATTATCAATTTTCTTCCTCACAGACACAGGATTTATCACAGAACTGTAATCAGGATTCATTACTGGAATACAGGCCATTTTCTGGAAATGACCAGTCCCCTACCTACCAACAGAATAATCTTGAAATCCACGAACTGCAGTATTGCCCAACCCAAAGTTTCGCATCTCTCTTGAATGATTCTGAAGGCTCAGAGAATATACTCAactgtctccagcctctgtccactgCCCATCAGCAATCTGATATCAACACCCACACTCAGAACTTTAGCCTAGCACCAAATAACAGCTGTAGTTCGCTTGGACACAGTTCATCTCTGGCTACTCTGAATGTTTCTCTACAACACCAGGGAATTGTCAGAAGCACGGCACAGCTGGGCAAGTCGTTCTTTCAGTGGCAAGTGGAACAGGAAGAAAACAAGCTGGCCAACATCTCTCAAGAGCAGATACTCACAAAAGACTGCGATGGTGACAC ATTCCTTCACATTGCTGTTGCCCAGGGCCGACGGGCTCTTTCCTATGTTCTTGCCAGAAAGATGGTTGCTCTGCAGATGTTGGATATTAAAGAACACAATGGCCAG AGTGCCTTTCAGGTGGCTGTGGCGGCCAATCAGCATCTGATTGTCCAGGATCTGGTTAGCCTGGGAGCCCAAGTGAACACAACAGACTGCTGGGGTAGAACGCCATTGCATGTTTGTGCTGAGAAGGGTCATTCCCAAGTCCTCCAG GCAATCCAGAAAGGAGCTATTGGAAGTAGTCAGTATGTGGACTTGGAGGCGACCAACTATGATG GGTTGACAGCCTTGCACTGTGCAGTGCTGGCCCACAATGCCGTGGTGCATGAACTCCGGAACAGTCAGCCACCTCACTCACCTGAAGTTCAGGAGCTTCTGTTGAAAAACAAGAGCCTGGTAGACACCATCAAGACACTGATCCAAATGGGAACCTCTGTTGAAGCAAAA GATCGTAAAAGTGGCCGCTCAGCTTTGCATTTGGCAGCAGAAGAAGCCAACCTGGAGCTTATTCGTTTATTTTTGGATCAACCCAATTGCCTCTCTTTCGTTAATGCAAAG GCATACAATGGCAACACAGCACTACATGTGGCTGCCAGCCTGCAGTATCGGGTGACTCAGTTGGATGCAGTTCGTCTGTTGATGCGGAAGGGAGCTGATCCGAGTGCTAGAAACTTGGAGAACGAGCAACCAGTTCACCTGGTTCCTGATGGCCCTGTAGGAGAACAG ATACGACGTATCCTGAAGGGCAAGGCGGTTCAGCAAAGAGCTTCACCATATTAA
- the NFKBIZ gene encoding NF-kappa-B inhibitor zeta isoform X1 translates to MIVDSSSSSSSWEAPADGDSSSMSSPLNLAFFYGASPYSSSESSCSPAPSAPGSPGSDSELSVSSCGGDGWRRDSLDSPRHAPQAEHHMGGGKQHRGPFQGVRVKNSVKELLLHIRSSKQMSSGHVADEFKAQPRLNYEQFTELKNILAHSGKRKAHEPFSDGPSYKRPATFHSHFLTPPQTPTSMDNMEDAHKNEPKHDNSSDMLQNIMNIKNESNPVSLHTVQVSWLNTIPNHSSPREQYQDIQGAQAFSPSEKYQAFPANSPQQMLDSPQNYQFSSSQTQDLSQNCNQDSLLEYRPFSGNDQSPTYQQNNLEIHELQYCPTQSFASLLNDSEGSENILNCLQPLSTAHQQSDINTHTQNFSLAPNNSCSSLGHSSSLATLNVSLQHQGIVRSTAQLGKSFFQWQVEQEENKLANISQEQILTKDCDGDTFLHIAVAQGRRALSYVLARKMVALQMLDIKEHNGQSAFQVAVAANQHLIVQDLVSLGAQVNTTDCWGRTPLHVCAEKGHSQVLQAIQKGAIGSSQYVDLEATNYDGLTALHCAVLAHNAVVHELRNSQPPHSPEVQELLLKNKSLVDTIKTLIQMGTSVEAKDRKSGRSALHLAAEEANLELIRLFLDQPNCLSFVNAKAYNGNTALHVAASLQYRVTQLDAVRLLMRKGADPSARNLENEQPVHLVPDGPVGEQIRRILKGKAVQQRASPY, encoded by the exons ATGATcgtggacagcagcagcagcagcagcagctgggaggcgCCGGCCGACGGCGACTCCAGCTCCATGAGCAGCCCCCTCAACCTGGCTTTTTTCTATGGCGCCTCCCCCTACTCCAGCAGCGAAAGCAGCTGCTCGCCCGCTCCCTCCGCCCCGGGCTCGCCCGGCTCCGACTCGGAGCTGTCCGTCAGCAGCTGCGGGGGCGACGGCTGGAGGAGGGACTCCCTGGACAGCCCGCGCCATGCCCCGCAAG CCGAACACCACATGGGGGGAGGAAAGCAGCACAGAGGACCTTTCCAAGGGGTACGTGTGAAAAATTCAGTGAAGGAGCTCCTATTGCACATTAGAAGCAGCAAACAGATGTCCTCAGGCCATGTTGCTGATGAATTCAAG GCACAACCAAGGCTGAACTACGAACAGTTTACAG agttGAAGAACATACTTGCTCATAGTGGTAAAAGAAAGGCTCATGAGCCTTTCTCTGATGGACCCAGCTACAAAAGACCAGCTACTTTCCACTCTCACTTCTTG ACACCACCACAAACACCAACCTCTATGGATAACATGGAGGATGCTCATAAAAATGAACCAAAACATGATAACTCTTCTGACATGCTTCAAAACATTATGAATATTAAGAATGAGTCGAATCCTGTTTCTCTGCACACAGTGCAGGTCAGCTGGCTGAACACCATACCTAACCATAGCTCACCAAGGGAACAATATCAGGATATCCAAGGAGCACAGGCTTTCTCTCCGTCTGAGAAGTACCAAGCTTTCCCAGCCAATAGCCCCCAACAAATGTTGGATTCACCCCAGAATTATCAATTTTCTTCCTCACAGACACAGGATTTATCACAGAACTGTAATCAGGATTCATTACTGGAATACAGGCCATTTTCTGGAAATGACCAGTCCCCTACCTACCAACAGAATAATCTTGAAATCCACGAACTGCAGTATTGCCCAACCCAAAGTTTCGCATCTCTCTTGAATGATTCTGAAGGCTCAGAGAATATACTCAactgtctccagcctctgtccactgCCCATCAGCAATCTGATATCAACACCCACACTCAGAACTTTAGCCTAGCACCAAATAACAGCTGTAGTTCGCTTGGACACAGTTCATCTCTGGCTACTCTGAATGTTTCTCTACAACACCAGGGAATTGTCAGAAGCACGGCACAGCTGGGCAAGTCGTTCTTTCAGTGGCAAGTGGAACAGGAAGAAAACAAGCTGGCCAACATCTCTCAAGAGCAGATACTCACAAAAGACTGCGATGGTGACAC ATTCCTTCACATTGCTGTTGCCCAGGGCCGACGGGCTCTTTCCTATGTTCTTGCCAGAAAGATGGTTGCTCTGCAGATGTTGGATATTAAAGAACACAATGGCCAG AGTGCCTTTCAGGTGGCTGTGGCGGCCAATCAGCATCTGATTGTCCAGGATCTGGTTAGCCTGGGAGCCCAAGTGAACACAACAGACTGCTGGGGTAGAACGCCATTGCATGTTTGTGCTGAGAAGGGTCATTCCCAAGTCCTCCAG GCAATCCAGAAAGGAGCTATTGGAAGTAGTCAGTATGTGGACTTGGAGGCGACCAACTATGATG GGTTGACAGCCTTGCACTGTGCAGTGCTGGCCCACAATGCCGTGGTGCATGAACTCCGGAACAGTCAGCCACCTCACTCACCTGAAGTTCAGGAGCTTCTGTTGAAAAACAAGAGCCTGGTAGACACCATCAAGACACTGATCCAAATGGGAACCTCTGTTGAAGCAAAA GATCGTAAAAGTGGCCGCTCAGCTTTGCATTTGGCAGCAGAAGAAGCCAACCTGGAGCTTATTCGTTTATTTTTGGATCAACCCAATTGCCTCTCTTTCGTTAATGCAAAG GCATACAATGGCAACACAGCACTACATGTGGCTGCCAGCCTGCAGTATCGGGTGACTCAGTTGGATGCAGTTCGTCTGTTGATGCGGAAGGGAGCTGATCCGAGTGCTAGAAACTTGGAGAACGAGCAACCAGTTCACCTGGTTCCTGATGGCCCTGTAGGAGAACAG ATACGACGTATCCTGAAGGGCAAGGCGGTTCAGCAAAGAGCTTCACCATATTAA
- the NFKBIZ gene encoding NF-kappa-B inhibitor zeta isoform X3 — MGGGKQHRGPFQGVRVKNSVKELLLHIRSSKQMSSGHVADEFKAQPRLNYEQFTELKNILAHSGKRKAHEPFSDGPSYKRPATFHSHFLTPPQTPTSMDNMEDAHKNEPKHDNSSDMLQNIMNIKNESNPVSLHTVQVSWLNTIPNHSSPREQYQDIQGAQAFSPSEKYQAFPANSPQQMLDSPQNYQFSSSQTQDLSQNCNQDSLLEYRPFSGNDQSPTYQQNNLEIHELQYCPTQSFASLLNDSEGSENILNCLQPLSTAHQQSDINTHTQNFSLAPNNSCSSLGHSSSLATLNVSLQHQGIVRSTAQLGKSFFQWQVEQEENKLANISQEQILTKDCDGDTFLHIAVAQGRRALSYVLARKMVALQMLDIKEHNGQSAFQVAVAANQHLIVQDLVSLGAQVNTTDCWGRTPLHVCAEKGHSQVLQAIQKGAIGSSQYVDLEATNYDGLTALHCAVLAHNAVVHELRNSQPPHSPEVQELLLKNKSLVDTIKTLIQMGTSVEAKDRKSGRSALHLAAEEANLELIRLFLDQPNCLSFVNAKAYNGNTALHVAASLQYRVTQLDAVRLLMRKGADPSARNLENEQPVHLVPDGPVGEQIRRILKGKAVQQRASPY, encoded by the exons ATGGGGGGAGGAAAGCAGCACAGAGGACCTTTCCAAGGGGTACGTGTGAAAAATTCAGTGAAGGAGCTCCTATTGCACATTAGAAGCAGCAAACAGATGTCCTCAGGCCATGTTGCTGATGAATTCAAG GCACAACCAAGGCTGAACTACGAACAGTTTACAG agttGAAGAACATACTTGCTCATAGTGGTAAAAGAAAGGCTCATGAGCCTTTCTCTGATGGACCCAGCTACAAAAGACCAGCTACTTTCCACTCTCACTTCTTG ACACCACCACAAACACCAACCTCTATGGATAACATGGAGGATGCTCATAAAAATGAACCAAAACATGATAACTCTTCTGACATGCTTCAAAACATTATGAATATTAAGAATGAGTCGAATCCTGTTTCTCTGCACACAGTGCAGGTCAGCTGGCTGAACACCATACCTAACCATAGCTCACCAAGGGAACAATATCAGGATATCCAAGGAGCACAGGCTTTCTCTCCGTCTGAGAAGTACCAAGCTTTCCCAGCCAATAGCCCCCAACAAATGTTGGATTCACCCCAGAATTATCAATTTTCTTCCTCACAGACACAGGATTTATCACAGAACTGTAATCAGGATTCATTACTGGAATACAGGCCATTTTCTGGAAATGACCAGTCCCCTACCTACCAACAGAATAATCTTGAAATCCACGAACTGCAGTATTGCCCAACCCAAAGTTTCGCATCTCTCTTGAATGATTCTGAAGGCTCAGAGAATATACTCAactgtctccagcctctgtccactgCCCATCAGCAATCTGATATCAACACCCACACTCAGAACTTTAGCCTAGCACCAAATAACAGCTGTAGTTCGCTTGGACACAGTTCATCTCTGGCTACTCTGAATGTTTCTCTACAACACCAGGGAATTGTCAGAAGCACGGCACAGCTGGGCAAGTCGTTCTTTCAGTGGCAAGTGGAACAGGAAGAAAACAAGCTGGCCAACATCTCTCAAGAGCAGATACTCACAAAAGACTGCGATGGTGACAC ATTCCTTCACATTGCTGTTGCCCAGGGCCGACGGGCTCTTTCCTATGTTCTTGCCAGAAAGATGGTTGCTCTGCAGATGTTGGATATTAAAGAACACAATGGCCAG AGTGCCTTTCAGGTGGCTGTGGCGGCCAATCAGCATCTGATTGTCCAGGATCTGGTTAGCCTGGGAGCCCAAGTGAACACAACAGACTGCTGGGGTAGAACGCCATTGCATGTTTGTGCTGAGAAGGGTCATTCCCAAGTCCTCCAG GCAATCCAGAAAGGAGCTATTGGAAGTAGTCAGTATGTGGACTTGGAGGCGACCAACTATGATG GGTTGACAGCCTTGCACTGTGCAGTGCTGGCCCACAATGCCGTGGTGCATGAACTCCGGAACAGTCAGCCACCTCACTCACCTGAAGTTCAGGAGCTTCTGTTGAAAAACAAGAGCCTGGTAGACACCATCAAGACACTGATCCAAATGGGAACCTCTGTTGAAGCAAAA GATCGTAAAAGTGGCCGCTCAGCTTTGCATTTGGCAGCAGAAGAAGCCAACCTGGAGCTTATTCGTTTATTTTTGGATCAACCCAATTGCCTCTCTTTCGTTAATGCAAAG GCATACAATGGCAACACAGCACTACATGTGGCTGCCAGCCTGCAGTATCGGGTGACTCAGTTGGATGCAGTTCGTCTGTTGATGCGGAAGGGAGCTGATCCGAGTGCTAGAAACTTGGAGAACGAGCAACCAGTTCACCTGGTTCCTGATGGCCCTGTAGGAGAACAG ATACGACGTATCCTGAAGGGCAAGGCGGTTCAGCAAAGAGCTTCACCATATTAA